The Capra hircus breed San Clemente chromosome 11, ASM170441v1, whole genome shotgun sequence genomic interval TCATCCTGAGTTTTTAAAGTTCCCTGGGAAATGAGAGTCCCCGGAGAGCCTCTTGATCTTGCTTTCTGTCTTGGAACCCACTACCTTTTGCTTGGACGGGCTTGGAGGGGAAGCGCGGAGTTGGCATAGGGAACTGAGGCGGTGAAGCCAAGCCAGGGACAGAATGAAGGTGCAGCAGAGTGGGCAGTGGATTCCGCATCCAGCAGCAAGCTCAGAAGTCCTAAGTCCTCTCCAGCTCAGCCGCCCTGAATGACACATGCCTTGGCCCTAtccgggggtgggggagaggggaggcagagggGCTGAGGCGGCCCCTGGATTCCCACCTGCCCTCCACCCTCACTTCGGAGCCTGGTTACCAGGAAGGGCTCTGGGTGAGGTCTTCGCTAGGAGAGTCTGGTGCCTGGAGGGAGCCAGGTTTGAGAGGGCGGCGAAGCCCATAGCTCCTGCCTGGAGACTGGGGAAGGCGGGCCCAATTAGAAGTTCTACCTGCCCGGGGTTCCAGACTTCGGGATGACCTGGCGGGTGGTGGACAAGAGCCCTAGACTGGCCCTGATTGCCTAGTTGAAGGAATCAGCGGCCTTCTGCACTTGTCTAGGACTCAGTTTCCCATctctttggggctccagaatAACCCCAGCCTCCCCGCTCAGCTGCCAACTGTCAAACCCCAGCCGGGGCAGCTGAACAAGCTGGAGGCTCGGGCGGGGACCGTGCGGGGCTGCGGCTGGCTGACTGCACCCAGGTGCCCCGggatggggcggggtggggggggtcggTCCCCGGggcccccggcccggccccgcgcTGAAGCCCAGCGCGCGCTCCCCCGCGCCCCTCGCTGTGCGCTCACCAAACCCTGAGCTGAGGTGTGTGCTTCCGGCGAGGGCGACGGCGCCTCCAGAGCCGGGCCCGGGATCGCTTCGCGGTACACGGCCATCACGCACGGCCGCCAGCGCACCAAGGCCCTCGGGGTTATCGCCAGCCCGAGCCCGCGGGGAGGGCGGCTCCCCGGCCAAGAGGGCGCGGCGCGAAGAGGGGCGGGCCGGCCGACGCGCCCCGGGCGGGGGCAGCGCGCGGGAAAACGGGAAGCCGCGAAGTGCCTCGGGGTGGATTAGCCAAAGTGAAAAACGCCAGAGCCCACATTTCCTGCGGGGAAAGGCTGGCAAATGACTCGGGACCGTTTTCCTTGGGATCGGTCTCCGAGGGAGTGAGTCAACAGCGGTTCTCACTAAACCCTCCTGCTAAATCTTTGTTAAAATCGGCTAAGTTCTTAGAAACACGAAGCAATAGAATTGCTCAGACTATAAGGCTGAGTAGGCTTACAACCCGCTTAAGACTGCTATCGGATGGCCGAAAAATACATTCTCTAACCTCTTAGAGATGACTGGTACAGCCAAGTAACTAAGTTCTAGCCAGAGAATAAAAAACTGGTGTATGCAAATTTCCCAGACAGGTACTTAAAAGGGAAGGCTTACAACACATACAAAGATTAACTGAAAACCCATCACACACCTATAGAGGCTGAGACATAAAACTCTTCGATCTTGGCTTAGATAAGTCCATCTTAGGACACCACAAACCTAAGATGGGCTATAGCTAAATGAAAAACTTCTGTGTTGCAAGTCAAGCAaccagtgaaaagacaacccaaagaATGGGAGGAATGTTTGCAAATCATTGTgttggaatatataaagaactccttaAACAGTAGAGATAGTACAGTTAAAACTGGGTGAAGGATTTGAATAGATAGTTCTCCAAGTCTACAAATGGGCAATAAGCATACGAAAAGACATTcatgtcattagggaaatgcaaagctACAAGAAACCACTGTTAGAAAGACtataatttaaaacacaaaaacaggGATTGGGAAGGATGTGGGAAATCATACATTGCTAGTGGGCTTGTTAACTGTGCAGGTGCTTTGGAAAAgtctggcagttcttcaaaagTTAGGTATGAAATTATATGATCCACCAATTCTACTTCTAAAGATGTAAGAGGAATGAAAACATGATCACACAATAACTTGAACACTaagtgaagagaaatgaaagtcagctgtgtccgactctttgggactccatggactgtagcctgcgaggctcctctgtccaagggattctccaggccagaatactggagtgggtagcctttcccttctccaaggatcttccctacccagggatcgaaagtaggtctcccatgttgcaggtggattctttaccagctaagccacaaggaaagcccttgaGAACTAAAGTATTTATAATagctggtcaaggctatggttttcccagtagtcatgtatggatgtgagagttggactgtgaagaaagccgagtgccgaagaattgatgcttttgaactgtggtgttggagaagactcttgagagtcccttggactgcaaagagatccaaccagtccattctgaagatcagccctgggatttctttggaaggaatgatgctaaagctgaaactccagtactttggcaacctcatgcgaagagttgactcactggaaaagacactgatgctgggaggaattgggggcaggagaaggggacgagagaggatgagatggctggatggcatcaccgactcgatggacctgagtgtgagtgaactcccggagttggtgatggacagggaggcctggcgtgctgcaattcatggggtcgcaaagagtcggacatgactgagtgactgaactaaactgaaacagtggaaacaacccaaatgtctatcaactaaTGGGTGAATATTTAGGATGTTAGGAATATTCATACAAttttattcaacaataaaaaggacctggatgaaccttgaaatttTATGTTGTGGAAAAAAAGCTGGTCACAAAGGACAGCAATATTGTATGACTCCACTTACATGAAATGTACATACAGGTAAATCTACAGAAAGAAtatagacttgtggttgccaaaaaCTGAGGGTGGAGACTGTTAAATAACATCAAGTTGAAATTTCTTTGAATAATTTACATTTGAACACACTATATATGCAGTTTTAGGAGGTTTGGAAACACTTCACTCACAATACTTTGTTGCATATACTACAAGTTTAATTTTGAAAGGaagtgggtggggggggggcaaaccaaaaaaaccccaaaaccctcTTTCCCTTTTTCACACAGAGATGTAACTAAAAGGCATTTCCCCCATTACTATTCTACTTAAAGCGGCGGTATAGTCCTAATAGAATTTTTAAGGACCAATAGAGTTCCATAAATAAAACAGGTCTACAATAACcaagaggtttgtttttttaaaacaaaactgaatacTGATACACTTAAAACTATCTGTAGAGATGCACACCAAAATGTTATTAGCGGTTATCTCTGAATGGTGGAATAATAGGTGAGCTAAAGACCATTTCAGCATAACTGTATAATTTTCTCCAGTGGATATGAATTATCTATGTAAAAAACAtacatttaattcaaatgacaaaGAGCCAAATATTGGTCAACTGAGTAAGCCACTTCTATTTGAAGATTCAGTGTGATGAGCAATGTTTGAAAGGTTTCTACTGAGAAAGAATAAAGGAGTAAATCATACTAAGGAGTCTTCAACTACGTGAAGCAGTTCCACTAACGACACAAAGGGTGGtgaaagaaataaacacaacCACTGAGTTTAAAAGTATCGCATTTTAACACTTCTGAGTATTAAATGAAAGTAACATTGGTTAAAATAGCTGGCAAATAGAAAGCacctaataaatgtttgttgattcTCAAACTGTATGTCTCtgcaaataaaaatgacaaatgcATCCATATGTAACTAATTTAtaacaaacaaatataaattatttcacaGATCCTTTTAATGAACAGTATTTCATCTTTAAGACAACAGTTCTTTAACCATTATCAAGATTGCTTTCAAAATACTTTAAGGCACTGAAATAGATGCATGCATAATTTCAACAcaattaagtaaaatgaaaactaCTCTAAATGACAgaagcatataaaataaataagatcacCTTTATAACCTGGATAATGCATAGTAATTTAaccaataaattaaaatttgttaaattCAATATGTACTTCTATATAACAGGCCTAACAATGCTTTTAAACTGATTGAGGCCAGTTTTCAAACAACTACTTAGGTCAAATTGTATTCCACACCTAAGATGCTGACTTATTTTCAAGTTTGCCTTCCTTTGCAAAattcagtttgttttctaaagTCAACATGTTTGGGCTATATTAGACATTTAATTAACAACTTTAGAATTTACACTTTCACATAAAAAGCTTTATGAGGTGGTTCTCACTTTAGAAAACCTTTAAGAATATCACTTGTGGTAAAGTTTTCACAGTTACAAAAATGAGGGTTATTGCTGATGACAGGTCTTTCTCTAAagaacttctcattgtggtgtacTCTACATGTACACCCAAGAAAACTTCCAATATGTCTTCTGGATAATAATTACGGTAAACTGGAAAACCCATGAGGGAGGCTTTTCTATACATGTGAGAACAATATTTCCAACAAGAAGCCCCTTCATATAAACATATGGAGAATCATAAATTGACATATTTATgcaaaggaaaatgataaaatgcTTCATGACAGGACTATATGAAACATTTTCTTACAGATTCTTGAAAATATATGAACAGTCATCTTACGTATCTTAGCATCACCTCACTTTTTTAAGAATGCCATTATTTTTGTTTCACTAGCGAGAGGGCTCTATCATGGCCGTAAACGTTACcgacaataaatattttctgttatgtGTCTGTTTATTTCTGAGGGTGAATGATAAAAGGAAAAGTCTCTCCTttgttctccctctctccctgatAAAACAACAGAACTCTACCACGTGGAAGGCTGAGAGCTAGAAAAGCAAGCATTCTCAAAATGGATTTCAAACAGAAGATATATCTTATAAACCAGGTCATCTAGTTATGTGTCTCCCTTTTGTTATCCCTGAGCCTTTAATAAAAACCTCATTTAAATAGTGTAGCCTTGTCTCAGCTGTGCTTATAGAAGATAAAGCACAAGTTTATCTCATGATCAGTTCAGCAttaagggatgggggagggaaaaacagtttaagAACAAACTGTGGGGGATCAGGATAAAACTTAAAGGTCTAACAGCcccatttcagttgtgtcttatACTGCCATGGTGAAGCATGCAGGTTTTATTTTCCTAGGGTGAAAGCTTAGTGCAGGATTTCCTGAAGATAGGTTCTCCTACTACATACCTAAGAATTACTGGAGATTAAAAATGTAGAGATCTGGGACCCATCCCAAATACAATGAATTGTTAAAATGTGTGCGGTAGGTGGCAGGTAATAGGTATTCTGAAAGCTTTCCAGGTGATCCTTAGGCATTAAGGCTTGAAGATCACTGCAAATCACTGCTTTCACTTAATCACTTTCAAGGGGTCTGCaaggtcaaaactattttcataattatATTAAGATGttattcttgcttttttttcttcactttttcatGAGTTTACAGGAGCATTTACCAGAGGGGACATGATGTGCGGTATTGCAACAGACTGAATGTGGAAGCAAACGAGATCCCATCTGTCTTCTTTAAATCGGACAGTAAAGATGTCttgcagaaaataaaatacaatgccACATTTCCCACTCCATCTTttgacattttggaaaatgacatttttcatGAAAATGTTCTTTACAGTAACACGTTTttagtgaataaatattttataaccttttattttaaatataacattaaTATGTGTAAcacacataaacaaaaggtcttgggaccaaaaagtttgagaacttCTCTTTCCAGCAGGCATTCAGTACCCTATGAACATTACTGCTGATAGGCCTGGTTGCTTCATTCCTTGGCATACTCAATGTATATTTCACTTTAAATATGATTCAACAGATCATCTGCAAAAAGCTTCTTAAACTTATTTTCAGGCAAGAGGATTTAATCTGACAGTGAAATACTCAAGTCGAATCAGTTTTAGTTAAAAATCTAAGATGTGAAGCAGGTTTTCCTTAGTGACATCTAATGTAATAAACAATCCTTTAATATATAAACAGGCCAACTGATGTATGAAATAGAAAACCACACTTCACATGacgcatttttaaaatgttaattagtaATGTGACAACATCAGCATTAGATTCTATGTGAGTGGTGCCAAACAAATGGCTCACTCCAAATGTCAGCTAAAAACAAACCCCtagtttttcaaagaaaataaagcagggaaTAAACAGGTtcctagagaaaaaaagaattcttttaaatctacacattttaaaaatgttgaaatatgAGTTGGCACGTTGATACTGACATTATACTAAGCTACACAGTTTTATTCTTAAATGAAAGTACATCCCAGATACTGTTAATATTCGATTGTTGGAGTACGCAAATTGGGAACACTTCTGAGGTTTAGCTGTGGTAAAAGCAGACCCTTTCAGCCTTATGATTGTATCTCAGATATAAGAAAATTACACTGATGCTTTTAACCTGCCATGTACAATTTTTTAAGGtattgccatttaaaaaatctgagacAGCTAACATTTAAACACATCATTGCTGTTTGGGAATGATATTTGAATGAAAGATGCTGTGCACATATTTCCTACTTTATACCATATTAAGATTTTAAATGATAAGTTATTGAATATATCTTATGTTGAATaaatgatatttgaaaataagtatatttttctttctgagtagCCTTCTGGAAAAAGTTCACTGAATATAGTTTCCAGTAATAGTTTACTTTCCTAACttgtacttattttaaaatctcatcagCAGGGAATTGAAACAGTGCAAAACGCAGAAAATCTGACTTTcccttgttttgatttgcatgtccccTTATGACCATCATTTTTGGGGAAACTTTCCACTTAGTATATAAAAAAATCAATGCTATGAAAGTTCTTTAAAAGGTTCAGTGGTTTTTTTGAGTCTCTGAATGATTACAGCATTCTGTAAATCAGCTTCTTCCAGTGTGAGTGTTTCATCTAGCAATTTGAGGAAAGGAAGAGCAGTTGCCAGGGAAAAGGGAGGACTCCTCTGAGATCCCTGGTATTTTTCGATGAAGTCTTTGATGTGGCTTATCCTGTAAAATAGCACAAACTATTAATGTAATTTTATGAAAACCTGAATTAGCTAATTTAAGGTGAAGTCTGGGATTTTCGTAAACATAATTTAGTGGGAACTTAGTGATGGATCATTATATCTTCTCACTTTTGCATATGCCTAAAAATTTATATAACAGAAAAATCAACATAACTAGCTCTGCATGGATCAGAAATGGTCCAGTCAGTAACCCTACACAGACATGGGCTTTATCTCTTCCATACCAAGTGATGTTGTATGCAAATCTAGTTAAGAAAACACTTAACCTGGTACAGGCCTATTTTCAATTAGTATCATGAACACTATAATGTAATATAATCACTGCAATCTTAAACGCAGCTCAGTTACTACATgtaagtatatgtgtgtatacttaAAGAGGGAGAGTACATACACAGTTCATCAAAAATAATTAACACAGATTTACAACAGATTTCTCTCTTGCACAAAAGGAAACAGATAAGATCATGGAAAGGCAAATAAGATATATTGGCATATGTTTTGAGCGAGGTAGTACAtaagttcggagaaggcaacggcaacccactccagtactcttgcctggaaagtcccatggatggaggagcctggtgggctgcagtccatggggttgctaggagtcggacacgactgagcgacttcactttcacttttcactttcatgcactagataaggaaatggcaacctactccagtgttcttccctggagaatcccagggatgggggagcctggtgggctgctgtctatggggtcacacagagtcagacacgactgaagcgacttagcagcagcagcagtacataagTTATTTCACTATTACTATTTTAACCAAACACATATGTATAGAATATTTTACATGTATAATATCTCCTTCccaaattttaaatgcttttaaataaagaagaaaacctaCAGACAATATGTTCctactttaaataaaatgaaaaaaattaagaagagatGAGTGACTAGAAAAATTTATCAAAGTAGTAATAGTGATGATCTCTAGGCGATGAAATGTAAAttgacttcagtttctttcaggactttcctgtattttcattctttttatacaattaacaatggagaaggcaatggcagcccactccagtactcttgtctggaaaatcccatggatggaggagcctggtgggttgccgtctatggggtcgcatagagtaggacacgactgagagacaatATACACATAATGCTAAAAGGTCTACTTAAAAACatattgaaaataattcttttaaaattgtatatctAGTTAAGCCAAAAAACTAACgaaataagtggaaaaaaataaaaaatatttcattaacgTCCAAGAATTTCCATTGTCATGATACATTATGTTTAGAGAACTATTTATTAAGATTCTTGGTTAGTTCTTAAAAATAACTATTGAGTGActtgaaaagaagaaatattattaaaactTGGGGGGGGGGAATCAGACAAATAATGAAATAGAAGACTCACCTATGAGAAATGTTAAATTTTTGGACAATCCTTTTCCCGTTGGCTAACCAGATCTGTATATTAGTGATGGGTTCCAGATTGTTTAGTGGGACAGCAGACAACTTATTTTTATTCTCAACTTCAATATTCTTAGCTTTAGAAACAATTTTTGGTGTAGCACTAGGAAAATCCATACAACAAATCAGATGGGTGTTTTTCAGTAAGCAGAACTTTATCATTAAACAATTACTCTAAAACTTTTACAGGGAGTATAGATTTTAGGAAGATTTTAGCCAGTCACAGCTGTTCCCCTACTAACACATAAATATATTAGTATCAGTTGTATCTATCATAGATGATGATTATAGGAATTTACTGAAATTATGCATATCCAAGTAATATGTAAGACTGTAGAGTGTTATATAAGTATACTTGAATACTACTtaagtacatatatatttgaatagTGCCTTCCAGAACAATTTTATAGTGCTGACAGATCCATGGACTTTACCTATGTCCCAggttaaaatttctagaagaaataaGTTCTTTGTAGAGAACAATCCTTGGGTTATAAATGAGATAAAGTATTTCTTCATCACTCTGAAGGTCACACTTGAATATTTTTATACTCGTGGatgaatatgcatgtatataccGTACCAATCTTGATAATTCATACATGAGAATTCATAAAAATAAGAAGCAATCCTATATTTAACCTCTTTGCACATTCTGTCACAGGCATAACTAGATAAGATGAAGACTGCAAAGTCTGAAAATAATTAAAGGCTTTGATACTAACTTTATCAGGCATTATTTCACTTGTATTACTTCAAAATTCAGATACTGATTGGAGGAATGCAATGCTGAAGGCACTGGTTACAGAATACTATCTCCCAAAGCTAGCCTATATACCCTATGACATTAATGGCAAAGCTCAAGTGGTGGGTGCAAGGGAGAAAAAATGATTTACCCATACAATTTTGTCCAATGTCCTTATTAAACTAGGCCCTTCTGATCTGATAAAACCAAAAACAGCCTTCATGATTTTTAAGTGTAGTGCCAGCTTGTGTTATTTTCACTAAGGTGAATATGATTTAGAAGTTCTCATAAAagttaacatgaaaaaaaaatctaattttcagTGGGAGAAATGATAAACTCTATATATGTGGTCTACATAGTGAAATAATTAAAAGCCGAATATTAGTCAAGCCTCTGCTTATGAAAAGCACAGACCATGAGCCTACTCACCTTCCCAGTCTGTGACCTTGTCCTGAGAAGGGCTGGAACACAGGCTTTGTTGACGTACAtacttcatttttcttatctTCAACTTTAACATCCACCTCCTCTTTATCAAAAACTCCCTGTAATTCTAAAGGTAATTCCCTTGGAAAGTAAAGAAAGGAAGCTAAGAAGCCACTAATATCCCTCTTGTTCCTCTGAAAAACATATTCTATatgcaaaaagaattaaaaaatatacaaatgaggcatataatattctatataataaaaactacatctatttaaaataatatagttaAAATAATACAATTAGATAATATGAATATCAAAAGCCAAGAACaatatagaaaattttttaaaattaattttttaattgaaggataattgctttatagacttttgttgtttctgtcaaacctcaacatgaatcagccataggtatacatatatcccctctcttttgaacctccctccccatcccacccctctaggttgatacagaaacCTTGttggagtttcctgagccatatagcgaattcccgttggctatctattttacatattgtaataGGTTCtaaggttcattcacctcattagaattgattcaaattgatttgaattgatttttatggtaaaataattttttaaactacaaattcATGAACAGCTTGAGCTATTCAGTTTGTCCAGAGTAACACTGAAGTCATGAAACATTTGATGACTACATACTGCTAAAATTAAACAATTTGATCACTTTCATAGATATCTAAATAGGATTAATAATGTACAAGAAAAATCAagatcttctttcattttttaaaatgaaaatatagctACATGCTTGTTCCAGAAAAGCaagacaaaaaatataaatacaaattgaCTTAGAAGTGACTAAGTGTCACTCCAAAGTGACTAAGTGTCCTCCAAAGTGACTAAGTGTCCTCCAAAGTGACTGTCCTTAGAATTCCTCTCTTGATAAAAAACTGGGGTCTCTGAAATTTTTTCTCTCTATATAGTAAAATACCACAGATTTGTAATTTTTCCCAAGATGGTATCATTCTATACACACTATTCTGTATTTTGCATACTGCTATTCTGTTTTAAAGTAGATCAAGTACAAACATATAAAatactcttttcatctttttctaacTGATTTGTAAGAAATGTGTATATATTCCATTTACAGGATATAAGTGCAACAAGTATTCCCAGTTTGGCAATTGATTTTACATAATCAAACTTATCTTTCTTATATTGCTTCTGGGATTCATGCCAACTATAGTTATATACAACAACACGGATGAATATCCCAAAGAAATAAACTGAGTAGACACAAAAATTAAACATAGTCCATTTATATAGAGTTCAAAAAtcagataaaatgaaaaaagcctaaagaaaaacaaaaaactattaaaaaaaaagcaaagaacaaattACCACTGAAGTTAGGATAGCATTACTTTTGTGATATTCCTACCAATAAAGTATACTTTAGTCTTATCAaggattgttgttatttagttgctaagtcatgtctgacactgtagcccaccaggcttctctgtccatgagagttttcaggcaagaatactggagagggttgccatttctttctctaggggatcttctccactcagggatcaaaaccatgtcacctgcattggcaggtggattctttaccactaagctacctgGAAAGGTGGCTATCATGAATTAAAAATGGGACAAATCTGAACTGAGAGACATTCTATATGATTTGGGCCCATAATCTTCAAGTGTCAAGgttattaaaaaaagacaaaaacaaaaactcaggaaCTGTTCTGttttgaagaaatgaaagagacatgaCATTTAAATGCAATAAGTAATTCTGAATTGGATGCTTTCGCTATAAAGGATAGTATTAAGATAAATAGCGACTCCTGAAAATGTCTGACAATTAAATGATAATCATACATTAATAGATGGTTGTATTGTGGTTATGGAggtaaatatatttccttttttttaaaaggatagtATTAAGATAAATAGTGACTCTTGAAAatgtttgaggattaaatgataatCATACATCATTAGATGGCTGTATTGTGGTTACATAGGAAAATAcgttgccttttttaaaaaataaaatatacaaactatTCTGGATGAAgaagcattactttgtcaactcaCTCTCAAATGCTTTTAGAAAAGTTCTTAGTACTTCACTTGTGACTTTTGTATAAGtttgaaaaagattaaaaactgaCCAAAATAAGTACTTTGCACCATTAAATTGAAGTCACACATAAATCATACGATAAGGACAGTGCTATGGGACAGAATTtaattttgtgtatctttttaatAAAGCAAAAGCATGAATATGAGCATCAATAGCTGAAAGAATGTTCATGCCTTTTACACATTAATTTATTAACTTATCATGAAAGAGTAACTGAGATACTAGTCAACTTtgaataaaattataagaaaacataggagtaaaATCTTCAATGCCCTGACATAAGTGGTATTTTCTTAGCTATGACACCAGAGACAAaggtgacaaaagaaaaaaaatcaataaatcagaCTCTTcagattaaaaacttttgtgcttcaaagagtaccatcaaagaaatgaaacaacaacaaacataaaagaatgggagaaaatagtctCAAAAATACATCACAAACTCTTACATATCAACAGCAAGGTAAATaacctaaattttaaaagtaggcaagggggaattccctggtggtccagtggctaaggctctgcactttcactgctaaggGCTCAGGTGGCAAGGGTAAAAAACACcaacaaaggatctgaatagatatttcttcaaagaagatattcatGTGGcctacaaatacatgaaaagatgttcaacatgacTGGTCactaaggaaatgcaaatgaaaaccacaagatACCACTTCTTGATGAGTAGGAgagttataatttaaaaaaccagtgttggcaaggatatggaaaaTTGGAACTAACAAGCACtggcaaggatatggaaaaactggaactttgatacactgttggtgggaatataaaacgGTACAATCACTTTGGAATACAGTGTGGCATTTCTTCATAAACAGAGataacaattccactcctagacctgagagaactgaaaacattatGTCCACatgaaaacttgtacacaaaCGCTCAGAACAGTATTATCTGTAATAAGCAAGATATGGAAATGACCCAAGTGTCTCTCCACTGAGAAGTGAATAAACTAAAGGTAGCATATCCATACAATGCAAcactatttggcaataaaaaggaacgaaGAACTGTTAAAAGCTCCAT includes:
- the UBXN2A gene encoding UBX domain-containing protein 2A isoform X1, which codes for MKEVDNLESIKEEWVCETGSDHQPLSDSQQTNCEYFVDSLFEEAQKVGAKCLSPTEQKKQVDVSIKLWKNGFTVNDDFRSYSDGASQQFLNSIKKGELPLELQGVFDKEEVDVKVEDKKNEVCTSTKPVFQPFSGQGHRLGSATPKIVSKAKNIEVENKNKLSAVPLNNLEPITNIQIWLANGKRIVQKFNISHRISHIKDFIEKYQGSQRSPPFSLATALPFLKLLDETLTLEEADLQNAVIIQRLKKTTEPFKELS
- the UBXN2A gene encoding UBX domain-containing protein 2A isoform X2, which gives rise to MKEVDNLESIKEECLFEEAQKVGAKCLSPTEQKKQVDVSIKLWKNGFTVNDDFRSYSDGASQQFLNSIKKGELPLELQGVFDKEEVDVKVEDKKNEVCTSTKPVFQPFSGQGHRLGSATPKIVSKAKNIEVENKNKLSAVPLNNLEPITNIQIWLANGKRIVQKFNISHRISHIKDFIEKYQGSQRSPPFSLATALPFLKLLDETLTLEEADLQNAVIIQRLKKTTEPFKELS